AATATTAAAATCTAAATTACCAGAAATAATTGAACGAGCTATTGAAAATCCATCCACTCCAGTATCAATCATTTTTTTGAGATTTTCCAAAGAATTTACAGAGTTATTTCCAATAACTTTAATGTTAACATCATTACAAATATTTTTCAAAAGGTCATAATCAGCATCAAAGACGCCTTTTTTCATAGCATCAATATGCAAATAATCTGCACCTGCATTTTCAATTATCTCAGATACCATTAACGTGTCGATACCCTCAACATTAGCTCTGATTTTTACTGAAACATCACAATCAACATTATCAACCACTTTAGAAATATAATCTCCTAAATCAGGTCTTTTTAACATTTCCTGACCACAACCAATTGCTAAAATTTCATCTTGACGACAATGACAGTTAATTTCAATGATATCCAATTCTTTAATTTTACCTAATTCAATAATTGGCTGTACAGTGGTTGACCTTACATTGGCAGATACTTTTACATCTTTATGATTGCTTTTAATTGAAGCAACTTCATTTTCTATATGTGAAAAAATTTTTTCTAAAGGAAAATCGAATTCCTTCCTGCCCCGATTAATGATTTTTTTACTTGCTTCAATTGTAGGTGCATCTAAACTGTATCCTCCCAAAGTAGCTACATTAAAACCGTAAGGAATAACTTTATTTAAAAATTCGGCATTAGTTATTCCTGCCATCGGCGCAACTACTTTAAGCATGATACTCCTCAGTATTCTTTTTCAATAACCCATGTCCACATTTCATTATTGTGGGCACGAATTTCTTCAAGACCTATATCAGCCATATATGCTGCATCTTCAGCATTTTTTCCACGGCCAATACCTGCTTTAAGCTTTATTCCAATTTCTTCATCAATTTCAATCATAATTTCTTCAATTTCCTTTTCACTAAGTCCATTACATGGAGACATGAAGTTATCTCCACCGATGAAGAATAATAAAGCACCTTTTTTAATTAATTTTGTCATCAAATAATGTTGAGCCTTATTAACCATAAAACTAGTATCAAAAGCAGATTCAATATCAGTTAATGTTTCTGTAACACTATTAATATCAATATGAGCTGCTTGAACAAAACTGTCTTCTTCACTAACTAAACTATCAATAGCCAAAATTTCTTTTCTTTCACCAGATTGAGCACTTCCTGCTTTTTGAAGTGCGATAGTTGCTAATTTTTGAGCTTCATGAGGAGTTTCAGCAGCACCCACACCCATACTAATGGTTATAGGATATCTATTTCTAATTGATCTTTGAATTCTTAAATGGTCTTCTTCATTTAGCCCATTTGAAATTGCAAGCAAATTATCAAATCTTGTAAAGAAAACTAATCCTTTCTTATTTCCGAAATGATTATTCAAATCAGCAAATAAGCTTGCTTGTAGCATTTGTAAGTCAGATTCTGTACGTGGTCTTGGAGTAACAGTCCAAGGACCATAATTATCAATTTGTATTAATGTCATTTGTATCATTCAATAATCCCTCTTAAAAATTAAAGAATATTATTTATAATTGTTTGGGCTAAATTTTTTTTAGCACCTAAACTATTCATTATTGTATTTGTAACTGTTACCTTATTAACTATTTGATTTATTTCATCTTTCAAATTTTCATCTTCAGTATCAATTACAAAATTATCTAAAAAATCTTCATATAATGATGCAACACCAACTGATGAAACATCAATATCCAAAGCCCTCATAAATTTACTAGCAGGGCCACTAACAGAGTCGGAACCAATAATAGGAGATACAGCCACCACATAAGTATTTTTTAATGCTTCTCTAACTCCTTCTAAAGATAATATTGGCAAAATTGAAGTAATTGGATTTGAAGGACCAATAATTACTGCATCAGAATTATTAATAGCCTCTATAATTCCCGGAGCAGGTGAAACTTCAGAAAACTGTACATCCAAAACTTCAGGCTCCTGTTGATATTTGATTAAAAAATCATGAAATTCCAACTCACCAATATCAGTAATTATCTTAATATCGGACTGTTCATTACTCATAGGAAGTATTTTGCAAGTTAAACCCATATCCTTAGTTTGGATTTCACATGCTTTGGCCAAACCATATTTTTCCATCAGTAAAGTCTTTTGTATTTTAGTTGCCCTGTCTTTATCACCTATTCTCAACAATTCAGGACAACCAAGTTCATTTAACCTTTCATGAGTAATAAATGTATCATCTTTAATCCCATACCAGAATTCATCATTTATTATATCAGACATTGTATACAGAACAGTATCAATATCCGCTGATACATAAACGCCTGAAAAATAATCATTTTCTAAAGTATTAACAATAATAGTTAATTCACTAGGATCAACAATCTCTTTCAATCCTTGCAATAACTTTGGAGTACCAGTTCCCCCAGATAAAACAGTAATCATGAAATCACTCATTTTCTAAATACATCAAATTCTTTCGGCATGAGCAAATCGTTAATGTTTGAATCAACATTTCTTAGTTCATCAAAATTATTAAATCCTCGAATTAAAACTACCGGCAAACCTTCATCAGCCTGACCCATTACAAGTGATGCTGCAGCAGACAATTCGTCAGCAGTTGCAACTTCAGTGGTTTCAAGTTCACGGCCATACAAATCTTTTTCACCGACCCTTCTCCAAAGTGGAGAAATTCCAGAACATCCAATGGCAGTTCCAATAGCTCCAAATCTAAATGCTCTTCCTTGAGTATCAGTTATTATAACTGCAATTTCTTCACCAAATTCATTTTCCAAATATTCTCTTATTTCAAAAGCTGATTTATCTGCATCAACAGGCATTGGAGTAGCTAAACCTTCAGCTGCATTTGATTCATCGATTCCGGCATTGGCACAGACAAAACCATGCCTGGTTTCAGTAATAATGAAACTGGGACCTACTCTAACAACTTCTTTTGATTCCTGTAAAATTGCTTCAACAAGTTGGGGGTCTTTATTAGATTCTTCAGCCAATTCTAAAGCTTGTTTTGAAGGGGTTAAATCATCCAATTTAATAAAATTTCCTTCAGCTTTTGAAATTAAAGTTTCAGCAATGAGAATAATATCTCCATGATTAAGCATACACCCCTGTTTATTGATTGCATCTTTAATAATTATTGAAATATCATCAGTGTCATCAACAATTGGAATATGCTCTAACCCTATTAATTCTATTGTCATAATATCATCTAAAAAATTTAAAAAAAAATAAAATTATGGATTATAGACATCAATTGTCCATTCTCCATCAAATACTGCTGCACAGGAAGTAACGGGCTTTTTATAATTAGCAAAAGTACCCTCATCAAAAATAAATTTAGCAGAATCAGCAGCAGTTTTTGCATCAAATTCAACTAAATCGTGGACTTGACTTCCATATGTTGAAATAAAAACAGCATCGCCATAAGGAACTTGTTCAACCAATATTTTTTTATCATTAGCAATTCCAATATAACATTCATATTCGTCTTTTTTATTAGTTGATGTAACAACAGCCGCAATTCTTGGAGTATGATAATCATCTTTTTCATAATCCATAGTAAGCAATGAATATGCAATTGCATCTTTAATATTCATTCCTATAGCAATTTTATCTGCTATGACATCAGTATGAGAACCATTTGATACAATAGCCATGTCCCTTACAATACGGACACAGTTATAAGTAATATATGTGTTCTCAAAAATATCCTTCTCAAAACCTTCTTTTGGAACAATCGCAGCACGATTTTCAAATTTTAAACATTGCCTATTTGGAAATGACCTGCTTGAAACACGATATGCAACAAAAGGTTTACCATCACTATTCATTCCTGTTGATAATATTCTACCAGTATACACTCTAATTTCCCCCAAATTATAACTCTGGACGATGAACCGCCTTATCTACAGGCACATCAGGAGGTGTTGTAATGACAACTTCACCAGGTTTAATTGAAACTTCACCCTGGTCGATTACCTTAGCCTGAACACCGACAGCTCCTCCCGAGATTGCATCGGATCTATCTTGACCATTTACAGTAACTTTATGCAGATTTGCCACTGGCACTACATAATATTCCTGGTCACCGGAAACATCAGTAACATTTGGTTTTCCTGTAGCATCAGATGCAACATCAGAATCATCAGTTTGAACTTCAGTAGCTGAAAAATTACTTGTAACAACTAAAAAAATCATTATTGTGAAAAGAATATCAATAAAAGGAACTAAATTGATACTTGGTTTTTGACCCAAAACTTTCTTTTTATGTTTTTTAACATCAATTGCCATCTAATCACCTATTGTTTTAGTTTACTTTCAGTAATTTCAGCATTAACATTACATTTTTCTAAAATAATATTTGAAATACTCTTATCCAACATACTAGGCTTAAAAGAAACCTTAATATTAGCATAAGGGTCAGAAATTAATCTTGTATTAACAACACCTTCAGCTTCCTGTAAAGCTTCAAGTGCACATTCTACATTTGAATCTACTCTTACTTTAACTACAGCAAAACCCCAATTGGTCATTTTTGTAGCTAACTCAATTTTATCCATTTCAGATTCGATAAGGTCTTGAATGTATGAATAAATAGGCAATAAAATAATTGCCACTAAAAGACCCATAATTGTGGTTGTCAAAGCAACATAAATACCTTCGGCCATAGCTGCGGAATCAGGATGAACTCCTAATGATTTAAATGTCATCCAAATACCAATTACAGTACCAATTAATCCTAAAAAAGGAGCTAATTCAGTAATTGTTCTAATGGTACTTAATCCTTTGGTCATTTTTGCCACTTCAACGATGAAAATCTGTTCCATACTTTCTTCAACTTCAGTTTTGTTTTTATAACCAATTTTTAAAGTTTCAGAAATAATCTTAGAAATAGGATTTTTAAATCCGTTAATTTGTTTTAAAGCTTCAACTGCACCGCCCCTTTCCATTGAAGCAGTAACAACACCAAATATCTCAGTAGTGTCAACTTTACTAATTTTTCTAAGATAAGCAATCTTTCTTATTGCAATAATCAAACCATAAATACCAATAAAAAGAATGATGTATGTTATGATTCCACCTTGAGTGAATATGTCTACAATACCATCAAGAAATGGAGCAATATATTCAATAATCATATTATCCTCTAAATAAATATCAATTTAAAAAGTTTATAAAATTAGTTATATTGGTTCATATACTTAAATATTATTTAAAAACTAGAAGGAATTATTTCATTTTTGCAACAGTTGCCCAAGACCTTCTTACAAAATCGGGCATCTCATCATAAGTATAATTTTTTAAAAAATCTTTTGTTTTTGGATCTGAAGGATATCCTGAACCTATCCCTCCTGATTTAATAAAATCCTTATTGATTTGTGCAATTTGATTATCTCTTTCTGCTTTAGCAATAATTGAAGCTGCACTAACTTCAATATATTTATCATCTGCCTTATGCTCAGCAATAACATTAAGGCCAGTATCAATACGCAAATTTTCCTGGAAACGTTCAGCTTTAACATCCACTGCATCAACAATAGCTTTTTCAGGTTTTAGTTTTAATAAAATAGATTCCATGGCATTTTTTTCAATTTCATTGAGATTAATGCCTTCTG
This region of uncultured Methanobrevibacter sp. genomic DNA includes:
- the rnhB gene encoding ribonuclease HII, which codes for MDILGIDEAGRGSVLGPMVIAGVVVPEKMEKVLERMGVKDSKRLTPNRRTILSRKLKKMFDYEIVVISAREIDEMRAEGINLNEIEKNAMESILLKLKPEKAIVDAVDVKAERFQENLRIDTGLNVIAEHKADDKYIEVSAASIIAKAERDNQIAQINKDFIKSGGIGSGYPSDPKTKDFLKNYTYDEMPDFVRRSWATVAKMK
- a CDS encoding coenzyme F420-0:L-glutamate ligase; the protein is MTIELIGLEHIPIVDDTDDISIIIKDAINKQGCMLNHGDIILIAETLISKAEGNFIKLDDLTPSKQALELAEESNKDPQLVEAILQESKEVVRVGPSFIITETRHGFVCANAGIDESNAAEGLATPMPVDADKSAFEIREYLENEFGEEIAVIITDTQGRAFRFGAIGTAIGCSGISPLWRRVGEKDLYGRELETTEVATADELSAAASLVMGQADEGLPVVLIRGFNNFDELRNVDSNINDLLMPKEFDVFRK
- a CDS encoding MotA/TolQ/ExbB proton channel family protein; the encoded protein is MIIEYIAPFLDGIVDIFTQGGIITYIILFIGIYGLIIAIRKIAYLRKISKVDTTEIFGVVTASMERGGAVEALKQINGFKNPISKIISETLKIGYKNKTEVEESMEQIFIVEVAKMTKGLSTIRTITELAPFLGLIGTVIGIWMTFKSLGVHPDSAAMAEGIYVALTTTIMGLLVAIILLPIYSYIQDLIESEMDKIELATKMTNWGFAVVKVRVDSNVECALEALQEAEGVVNTRLISDPYANIKVSFKPSMLDKSISNIILEKCNVNAEITESKLKQ
- a CDS encoding MJ0144 family RNA dihydrouridine synthase-like protein → MAGITNAEFLNKVIPYGFNVATLGGYSLDAPTIEASKKIINRGRKEFDFPLEKIFSHIENEVASIKSNHKDVKVSANVRSTTVQPIIELGKIKELDIIEINCHCRQDEILAIGCGQEMLKRPDLGDYISKVVDNVDCDVSVKIRANVEGIDTLMVSEIIENAGADYLHIDAMKKGVFDADYDLLKNICNDVNIKVIGNNSVNSLENLKKMIDTGVDGFSIARSIISGNLDFNIANF
- a CDS encoding IMP cyclohydrolase is translated as MYTGRILSTGMNSDGKPFVAYRVSSRSFPNRQCLKFENRAAIVPKEGFEKDIFENTYITYNCVRIVRDMAIVSNGSHTDVIADKIAIGMNIKDAIAYSLLTMDYEKDDYHTPRIAAVVTSTNKKDEYECYIGIANDKKILVEQVPYGDAVFISTYGSQVHDLVEFDAKTAADSAKFIFDEGTFANYKKPVTSCAAVFDGEWTIDVYNP
- a CDS encoding GTP cyclohydrolase III, which produces MIQMTLIQIDNYGPWTVTPRPRTESDLQMLQASLFADLNNHFGNKKGLVFFTRFDNLLAISNGLNEEDHLRIQRSIRNRYPITISMGVGAAETPHEAQKLATIALQKAGSAQSGERKEILAIDSLVSEEDSFVQAAHIDINSVTETLTDIESAFDTSFMVNKAQHYLMTKLIKKGALLFFIGGDNFMSPCNGLSEKEIEEIMIEIDEEIGIKLKAGIGRGKNAEDAAYMADIGLEEIRAHNNEMWTWVIEKEY
- the cofD gene encoding 2-phospho-L-lactate transferase; this encodes MITVLSGGTGTPKLLQGLKEIVDPSELTIIVNTLENDYFSGVYVSADIDTVLYTMSDIINDEFWYGIKDDTFITHERLNELGCPELLRIGDKDRATKIQKTLLMEKYGLAKACEIQTKDMGLTCKILPMSNEQSDIKIITDIGELEFHDFLIKYQQEPEVLDVQFSEVSPAPGIIEAINNSDAVIIGPSNPITSILPILSLEGVREALKNTYVVAVSPIIGSDSVSGPASKFMRALDIDVSSVGVASLYEDFLDNFVIDTEDENLKDEINQIVNKVTVTNTIMNSLGAKKNLAQTIINNIL
- a CDS encoding biopolymer transporter ExbD, with translation MAIDVKKHKKKVLGQKPSINLVPFIDILFTIMIFLVVTSNFSATEVQTDDSDVASDATGKPNVTDVSGDQEYYVVPVANLHKVTVNGQDRSDAISGGAVGVQAKVIDQGEVSIKPGEVVITTPPDVPVDKAVHRPEL